ctcgccagttgtcagaatagagtaccggttggagaacgGGATAGCCTTaggggactgctgcactacctgcctagccatactcttgtgtgcgacggtcttGTGTACCTCCCCAGAAGACAGTTGTaggctggttgcacattgcacatgagggcacaagcagtgCTGTCGGCAGGTGAAGcctgctgcagtggcacaaactttCAATGTTCGCAGTGGGTCACAAAACATTGCAAAGCCATACtccaccttatcctgctgtgccactcatcatatccccatcagtcTGCCTTCCCAGCTCTACTCCTACatatattcacaccaacttaccatgAACCTGCACCCACCCTCTCTATCTACAATATCACTTCCACTTGTCACGAGccactctcatactcactctcatCCTGGTCTAATCATAGCCACTATCAACACAAAGTGCAGGCATTTGGGTCGTTCGAAAATGTTAATGTAAAGTTTCTATTCATCATCATCGCCAGTCCCTCgaacaagaatgacttgcttccacgatagttcacagatatttcaatgaaggacccgaagttCCTGTCCTGAATTCCAGTTGAGGGGTCGGAGGATGCTTGTGTATgattttttcaacgtgtggtgaccgttgcacttcAGCCActgcacgggcttggcagagctaggccattatccagtggcaaggattaaccaggacaactggagacctgctttgctgcacatacctagtgcgcacacatatcacagtgtgggcaggtccatgctgcccatGGGCCCTCAGCTCctctattaatgtgctgtcaaagatTGAAATtgttatttttaacactttgccttcGTGGTCAGGTTTGTGTGCACTTTGtatgtggctcagtgagttgcagtgaatggtgagacataacggtactccccgcaatggtgatgaatgtgaaatgaatggcttgttcattgtaggtgtgctttatgatgctggtgtggggtggtgccaaccaggCTCATCATGTGATAGCTattgtgtacagcgtcaagtgaagtaaatctgcctTCCCGGGcatcaatgtggtcgggtgctgatgccctgtgacctgtgcagcACCAATTGTGTGTGAAGAATGTTGATGTTTTAATTGGTACTGACGGTGTTGTTGCTGATTGTGGTGGGAGTCTGAGGAGCAAGCTGATATAGTTTCAGGGGCaccaatgctaatgtaatagatgctgGTTTAAGCTGAgatgtcaatggtgagataggatgttccaatgaggtgacactggatagagagttcattcCAAACGCTTGCAACCTGCATAATGCTCAACTCCCCTTCCGAATCTAGTAAgaaacagcttttgatcttggaaagtgaacagcactCAGATGGAAGCTTTTATAACAacattgcagctgtcaagtaaaaaaattaattaatattCACGCAACTCCCGACGTCCTTACCTGACGAGATTCCCAAGCAGTGTATACCCcatggacaacctggtaaaatggtaagttcagcacAAATTTCTTTTGAACAGGCTGTAACAAGGTCATATAATGAACGGAATTTCCTTCACGCCAGTGCGTGTCGGTCTGTTCAGCCCTGACAGACCCGAATTCTGGGCATGTAGCGTGGCGGCGGCTTGATAGCAGGGTCGGGATCTGCTGACAGATAAATGataatttcccacctgacccactgaagACCTTGTGTGTTGATGTTTCGAAAAATCTCAGCCATATTTGTTTAAAAATTGTCTTATTATTTCGCTGCATATTTATCTTTCATTGTGTATCAGATATCATCACATTCAAGACTGAATGTTTACATTAATCACGAGCTGGCAAACTGGCAGTATCAAGTCTCTCCATCGCTTTACTGAGCGCCCAATTTTGCTTCAATGGAAACAGTCCGCTTTCTGCCAGGCCATAAAAGTAACAATTTATCCAATGTACCTTCAGGAAATCTTCCCTCTGTGGGTCTGATATCGCAATGTGAAataaatgttccctgtaatttaacTAATTAGATTAAAATTACGCCCGTGGTTCGACACGCCACCCAATGTTACTCAGCATATTTATTGGACTTGAATTTGCTGTTGAAGGCTTCCTGCCTGGAAATGCTTCCGTTCCACGAAGCAAAATTGCGCCCATCTGGCAGCTCGGGTTCCATGGTCACTCATTCTCCTGGGCTTCTACAGGAACATGCGGAGAGAGGCACATGAATCTCGGGGATGATGGCGGTTCGCCAGCATACCTGGAATCACATGGGCAACCCAATGAATGAAAGTAGGCGGATCGCTATTCCTGATTATGGGGCAGGGTGGCTGATTCGATATGTGCAGAAACCTCCACTCCTTGCTTCAGCAGGTACAGGACGAGGGGTAGCATGTAGcagaggaatggcgaggtcggccgaatgagcagcgagagattgtcgagggacaTGATCAGGGCACAGGAGAGTCGTGAGTGTTCGTGGCCGAGAGTCCAGGGGCATGACTggacagcccacactgtgatatgtgtgcgcattcgTTCCATGtcgcagggctggtctccagtcgtcttggttaatgcttgccactggaccaagactgagctctgtaaagcccatgtggtggctggagtgcaacggccacctcacgttaaaaaattccacgcacagggctcttccacccttcaggttgtAGTGCTGGACTTGGAATGTCAGATCCTGCATTAAAaaaactgtgaactcatccgtatTTTGCCTGGAAGCAAGTTATTCATGATATGAGGGACGTCCTAAGATGTTTGCACAGAAAACTCATATGCATGAAGGACAATACTCCCAAAAAACATGTGCACATCAATTAAATAAAAAAGTTatatatttaaaaataattaaagtGCCAATTAATAAAACAGCTTAAAGAAATGtaatcttttgaaaaataaatattaaTGTTTAAATGGGCTAAAAAGTAACCTTACCTTATTTAATGGCATTTTAGTGTTTAAATGGTTGAAGAAATTATATATTGatgtaaactcttacgctggtaaaaacaggGTTTATCTCTGCttctaccaggtgtaagaatttcacggtcattcgctgggcatgaaGCCCAACACTCCACCCGCAGaatcccttttcccggggatgcggcgGATCAGTCAAGAAGATTCCTGGCAAATGACAAGTTCCAGGTTTGCAGTCCATGCGAACCTAAATGATCGAGTGACCGAGCTAATGGGCAATGAACTCTGATCGATTGCGAGTACTCATATTGTTTAGATAATTTAATAATGAAAGAAAATGGATATTTCACAATGTTCTTAATCTCCTCCCGGAATTTCCTCTGGGTCAACGCATAAACACAGGTGTTTGTACAGGAGCTGGTGTACATCAAAAAGACCGTGATTTTAATCGCCAAATAAAGCGAGTTTGGACCTTCCCATGTAATAGTTTCCGTGAGCTTGAAACAGATGTTAATTATCACAACTGGCGTCCACAATACAATAAAGCTCCCAGATACAGTGAAGAGCAGAATGATGGATGTTCTTCGGTTCTTCATCTCGGGATCACTGCTGCTGTCCCCATTGCTGCATTTCTTCAGGGCTCTGCGGGCTCGACTGGCTATTAAGATGTACCTGGCAGTGAGGGAATTTAACAGCAACAGAAAAGGGAATGGCACTAATGTGACTGAGAGATTCAGGATCCATTTGTAAGCTATCCATGCCGGGGAAGAACCATATTCCGTTACTGTCCGGCAGCCCCACTCTATATCCCCAACAAGATAGTAGGGCTCATAACGGAAATAAACTGGAATGTTTATCAGACAGCTGAGCACACCCACGATTGTTAGAACCACAGTGGCAGTTCTGTGGGTGCAATAATTTAATTTCAGTTTCTGACAACAAATGGATACGTAGCGGTCAAAGGTGAACGATACTGTCGACCAGACAGAGAGTTGGACGCTCAATACTTGTATGAATGCAGTAAAACGACAAACATTGGTGTACATCAAGAATGAATCGAGGAAATGATAACTCAAGATACTATATATAGTTACATTAAAGACACAGACCATCAGATCTGCTATGGCCATGATTACCATGTAACGAGTGATTcctttggtgagaccgcactttccccgggacaggattacAATCGACATCAGGTTCGCTGCAAGAAAGTGGAAAACAAGAGAGTTAGCAAATAAATTGATCTGTGGTCTGAAATGACAGCTCAGGTTAATTGCGTGGTTAGCAATAGTCAGTCCGGGAGATTGTTACATGATTCCATAAGTCTTACTGGTCTCTCCACACTCACTGTGTCGGGTCGAGCCTGCGTTTGTCTTGAATTATTTCTACTTTAAGTCATTGgcttactgcgtacaattctggtaaccacatttcaggaaagatacaATTGCATCAGAGATGTTACAGttgagattgacgaggatgttgctgAGACTGGAACATTTTAGCAATGAGTAAAGATTGGTACGGTCGGGGTTGCTAATTTAGAATAGAGGAGTTTGAGGAGAGATTCAAGTGAGGTGTGCAACTTTATGAGGGACCAagatacagtggatagaaaggatctatttcccttatcgGATGGATCAATGAACAGGGGAAAGGACTTAATTGTAATCTTAGAACGATTAGTGGCGAATttagagaacctttttcacccagagggtgttgggggtctggaactcactgcctcatatggtggtcgaggcagaaatccctcatcacatttataagGACTTGATATGGAGTTGGCATTTCAACAGTGCTGCGGACCTGGAACTGGAAAGaggaattagactggatagctaTTTTCCAGTGGGTaccaacacgatgggccgaatggcctccttctgtgacataCAATACTTTGGTTTAAATGAATCTATGGATCAGAATCTGAGACCCTGACAGTAAATATTGTCCCATATATTGGACACATCGGCGTATTGAAAACAAATATCTTGTTTCAACCCATGGAACAAAAAACAGGTTAAGGGTCCATTTACAGATCATCATTTGTTAACACTGATGGGGCACCGAGGCAAGCTTCATCTTACCCGCCCTTCTGGAAACAACAAGATTGGATGGAAGGCTGACTTTACACCTCGCCTGATTTTACTGTTTATTAAAGTCACCGGATTAAATAGTGTGCGGGTGTAGAAGCAGCGGTCCACCCGATCCGGTGGGTTCCCACCTGGCCACTTTGGCTCATGTTACCCCACTACGAGCAAACTGCAGACCTTTCATATATCGGCAATGTGCATTTGTTGCTGACTTTCATCGATGGTTGTAACATTACAGTATGTCAGCTCAAGCCCTAACACCTGCTACTGTAATTAAAGGAAATGGATCGACTTTTGGCTAACAGTGAAGCGGTTAAGTGATGTGGTCAACGCTAAAAAAATTCCAACAGCTTCAAGTGGATGGCCGTCTGGAGGAACGTCCTGTGACTCTGGATGGGCTACATTTATCAAAAGGCGTGTTAAATTCGCCGATGGTATCGATATCCTGCGACCGATACATTCAGAGAACAAGTACCTTTCCGATGATAGACGGTCGATTGTAATGACGATGATATCACAAAAGTTGACATGCTAAAGTAAATAAGGAAAAGTAAGAGACTTCTGTTCAGTAATCTGCCACCAGAAACTTGGCAATCTAGGAACAAAGATGGGGAGACAAACAGCATGTAGAAATGGAAAATAAAACAATGCATTCAAAGAATGGCCATCCAAAATTAACAATTGCACGTCTTTACTTACCAGGAATTCCGATAATTGCAAGAATCGGATAGCAAATCACTGTGCCGTCTGCTAAACCCATTTTAAACGAAATGGAACAACGGTTGGGAGCAAGGCTCCTGCTGATGTTCTGAAGCAACGCATTGAAAGCAGCCCTGATTTATACAAGAGAAAATTCTCCGTTGATTCACCAATGTTACATTAGGGTGTTCATTAGGGACAGGCAATCCAATAAACACCCTTAAGCCTGTTCTTTCGAAATCAATGAGCAAAGTTAGCTCTGCGGACACTAATTGGGGATTGCGAAAAACAAGGTTATAGATGGAACTTTCAGGCTCAGGAATCGCCAGCTCTGTGTCTATGTTACATCCCAGTACTTTGATCTCACAAATGAGCTCTAGTTAATCAGATGCTTGAATCATTTGCCAAATCCAATCCCTTCTTTTCACCTCACTAACATCATCAGATAGTTCACAAATTCCAGGTGTATACTATCGTGCAACAGGCACACTGATTCCACTTTAAATCCTTGCATCAGTTTATCTTCAGCAGGTAGCAATATTATTGCCACTTGAAACAAGGTCCCTTTTCTTGCAAGCTCCCCACACCATCCCAAATCTTTACACTTACACCAAACCAAATTGGCATTTGAATTTGCAGATTGTCATTTGCTCATCTAATATTAAATTTGGTATCTAATTGTTTCTAATTATTTATACTATCGAACCCATTTTTAATGTTTGTggaaattgaaaaaaaaagaagGCTTCCGGAACAGATGAAATCCCCATTGAAGTACTAAAGTGTGGTTGGAGAAATACTCATGGCACGAGACCATGAACTAATCTCTCTTATCTGAAAGGAGAAGAGCATGTCAGGGGATCGCAGAGAGGGTGTAATCGTGACAATCTTCAAGAAGggtgacaaatccgactgcggtaattaTAGCAGAATTTCCTTGCTGTCTGCTGCAggagaaatcatagaaacataaaaacatagaaagtaggtgcaggagtaggccattaggccattcgaggctgcaccgctattcaataagatcatggctgatcattccctcagcaaccTTTTCCTGTttgctcttcataccccttgatccccttagctttaagggccttatctaactccctcttgaaaatatccaatgaactggcatcaacaactctctgcggcagggaattccataggtgaacaactcactgagtgaagaagtttcttctcatctcggtcctaaatggcctaccgcttatccaaagacgatgtcccctggctcttgacttccccaacatcgggaacattcttcccgcatctaacctttccagtcccgtcagaatcttacacgtttcgatgagatcccctctcatcattctaaactccagtgataaaggcccagttgatcca
The DNA window shown above is from Pristiophorus japonicus isolate sPriJap1 chromosome 19, sPriJap1.hap1, whole genome shotgun sequence and carries:
- the LOC139230152 gene encoding mu-type opioid receptor-like, with protein sequence MVIMAIADLMVCVFNVTIYSILSYHFLDSFLMYTNVCRFTAFIQVLSVQLSVWSTVSFTFDRYVSICCQKLKLNYCTHRTATVVLTIVGVLSCLINIPVYFRYEPYYLVGDIEWGCRTVTEYGSSPAWIAYKWILNLSVTLVPFPFLLLLNSLTARYILIASRARRALKKCSNGDSSSDPEMKNRRTSIILLFTVSGSFIVLWTPVVIINICFKLTETITWEGPNSLYLAIKITVFLMYTSSCTNTCVYALTQRKFREEIKNIVKYPFSFIIKLSKQYEYSQSIRVHCPLARSLDHLGSHGLQTWNLSFARNLLD